The region CAAATACTGATCTCTGTGAAGCCTGTTTACAAGGGAAGCATGCTCGTGCAGTATTCCCTAAAGGAGAGGCAAAGAGAGCATTGGCTCCATTGGAGATGATTCATGCCGATCTAGTTAGACCGATCAGCACTCCATCTATTAGAGGTAACATGTATTTTCTCCTCTTTACTGATGATTTTACAAGGTATTGTTGGGTGTATTTcataaagaataaatcaaacacCTTTCATCAATTCGAGCTATTCAAGTCACTGGTGGAGAAACAACACTCACTTCAAATCAAGGTACTGCGAGCAGACTGTGGAGGGGAATTCACATCTCATGAGTTTGAGAATTTCTGTAAGTGTGCTGGAATTCATCACCATTTATCAGCACCGAGAACCCCCCCAACAGAATGGGGTTGCCGAGAGAAAGAACAGAACAGTGACAGAGATGACGCGCACCATACTAAAAGAGAAAAAGCTCCCGTCTTTCTTCTAGGCTGAGGTTGTCTCTACAGCAGTATATATCCTGAACCGGTCAACAATGAAGGCGGTGAAGCTCAAGACTCTTGTTGAAGCTTTATCCGGAGATAAACCGCGCGTTGAccatttcagaatttttgggtGTCTGGCGTATGTGTATATTGACTCTCAGGAGAGAGGCAAATTTGACTCCAAGTTACGAGCTAGGATTTTTATTGGCTACATCGAACGATCATAGGCCTATAAGATCATTGATCATGATTCTCTCCATATACACGTCAGCAGGAATGTTAGGTTTTTTGAAGAAAAGGCTTGGGATTAGGTAGGAGAAGCTGACTCAGATGCATCAATCTATGAGCCAGCACGTGAGTTGGGCATGACTCAAGGCGATGAATGTTCTCCTCAATCCACACTGTCTGATCAGACTGATGAACGGCTAGATTCACACCCATTGAATAACTCATCTTCATCAACTGAAATAACTCTCACCGGAGAAGACAATGGTGGTCCGACGAGGTACAGAAAACTTACAGATATTTATAATTCATGTTCTCTTACTTTTACCACAGGAGACCCTAAATCTTACAAAGATGCAGCAACAAGCCAACAGTGGATCGCAGCTATGAGAGAAGAGCTCacctcaatcaataaaaatcagACATGGAGCTTGGTTTCTCTGCCGGAAGGAAAGAAATCAATTGGCCTGAAATGGGTTTTTAAGTCAAAACTCAATCCTGATGGTACCTTACTGAGAAGAAAAGCTCGCATTGTTGCCAAGGGATATTCACAACGAGAAGGGATCGACTTTGAAGAAATATTCGCACCAGTTGCGCGAATGGAGACTGTGAGAATTCTACTATCTATAGCTGCTCAAAGTAATTGGGTTGTGTATCAACTTGATGTTAAATCAGCTTTTCTTAATGGAGAACTCAAGGAGGAGGTGTTTGTCTCACAACCAGAGGGCTTTATTATCAAAGGCAAAGAGGATCAGGTGTATCGACTCCACAAAGCATTGTATGGACTTCGCCAAGCTCTCAGAGCATGGTATAGTCGCATTGACACTCACTTTATTCAAATGGGTCTTATTCGTAGTCAGAATGAACCCACAGTTTACAGCAAGAAGGAAGGTGATGATTATGTTCTCATTCTTTGcctatatgttgatgacattttATATATGGGGTCCTCTGAAAAGCAATTGAAGGAATTCAGGAATTCTATGATGAATACATTTGAAATGTGTGACCTTGGAACTATGAAGTACTTTCTCAGATAAGAGGTGTTCTAGAAGAAAGGGTCTATTTTTCTATCACTACACAAATACGCTGTTGTTCTTCTCTGCAAATCAGGAATGCAAAATTGCAAAAAGATTGACACACCTCTGAATCCGAATGAGAAGCTGCACCTATATGATAATTCAGGAGAAATTGATCCAGTGAGAAATCGAAGGATTGTTGGTGCTCTGCTCTATCTAACACACACACATCCCGATATAACTCATGCTGTTTCAATGGTTTCTCGATTCATGCAGTCACCAAGTGTATTTCACTTTGGTAGTGTGAAGAGAATTTTGCGATATATCAGTGGAACGATCAACTATGGGATTCATTACAAGAAGTGTGAAGAATTCAAATTAATTGGCTACTCTGACAGTGATTGGAGTGGCTCACAGGATGACCAGAGAAGCACCACCGGCTGGGTGTTCTCACTTGGGTCAGGTGCCATTGCCTGGTTTTCTAAGAAGCAAGCCATTACTGCCTTATCAAGCACTGAAGTAGAGTACATATCCTTGACAGCAGCAATATGTGAAGCTTTGTGGCTGAGACGTttacttgatgatcttggtGAAAAACAGGTTGTTTCAAGTGTCATTCATTGTGACAATCGCTCTGCGCTCTCTATTGCCAAAAATCCAATCCTCCATGGTCAGACAAAGCATATTGACACTAGGTTTCACTTTATTCGTGATCTTGTAAAAGATGAAGTAATTTTAGTTAAGCATTGCAAGACAGATGATTAGACTGCAGATATATTCACCAAAGCTTTGCCCATGTATAAGTTTGAAACACTGAGATCAATGTTGTGTATGTGTGATATCTCTGATCAAGGGGAAGATGTTGAGGCTTAAGCATGATCAGAGTAAGCTGGACACTATGTTGTGTGGGACCTGGAGAACAATTAAGCTATGTGTTGGTGCGCAAACTGTGAGGCTGGTCAATGATGCAGTGTCAAGCTCGGGAATTACACCTCAATAAGTGACTGTCTTTGCATAAATGTTTGTATTACTTTTCATTATGCTTTGCTGTTAGTTTAATGCATGTTTGTATTTGATGTTTGTTTGTTCTGGTTGTATGAGTTGTGATGCCTCACTGGCATGCACATCATGTGTTTGCTTAAATGCTCAGTTAATCTGTTAATGTTAATTGAGTAGAGTTTCATCATCTGTTCTTCTTTTGTATTGAGTATTATCTAAATTGCTTGGTTGACTGAGTGTGTTTAGCTTGTGATTGTTATTCATTTGATCTTGACAGTTCTCCATAGCACCAGCAGCAAATTAAGTCAGGAATTAATAGCAACCATATCCAACTTTGGAATAAGGACCTGATCGTATTCGATGGGTAAGCAAACAATTAATATTGAGGTTTAGATTAgggtttaaatatatatatatatatatatatattcctttataataataaaaagaaagcaaTGCCTGGAGTAAAAGAATGGAAGAGGTTTAAAAGCAAGTGGTACATAACTAGCAGCTTTGGTGTGAGTGGTCCAGGAATTACCTTATTTTCATCTATGAGCTATGTTGGTGTCCAGTTTAAGTTGTGTGGTGCTTCTGAGGATGTTGATGAGGTCCGAGGATAAGACTCAATAAAATGCATCTTCAACTCCTCGCTGTACTGGTTCTGCTTCAATTAGTACTTCTTCCATGAGGTGCCGTTCTTTGGCAGCCCTTGGCTTCAAAAGTGGCAGCGAGTCTCTTCCTCATGAAGCTTCTCTACTTCTGTGATCCCCTGGTGTTATTGATGCAGTCACAGGTTTTTCCGATCATATCCGGAGAGTGGTGTTGAAGAAACAGATGATGAGTTAAATCTACTTCTTCTATCTTGCCAAAGGTTagcaatttttcttctttaggaGAGTGTGATTACGTGATTGCATTTATATGATCTCTTCTAGAAAAGTGCTCTGGCAAGTTAAATCAGCAAAATTGGAATATAAATGATCTGGCAGGAAAGGCATTCATagtaaaaaatttgattactCTGTAACTATTGTTgggagttccaattttgaacaTTTTCTGATGGAGAGACCACCTGCCTGCTGACCCTGACCTAAATGATcacatgttttttatttcttatgtttctaCTTTCTCTAATAACCGGTCCATGTTGTCCCTAGTATGTTCGTTAGGATAAATGTCATTATTAGGTGGTGGACAATTTGGGCTTTGAAGTATGggccttatttatttattactttttatgatgatgatgatgatgatgatgattgatgaAGATGATCATCAAGATGGTGAAgttctttttcttataattttagAGTAATGatcagtaatttttttataaattgtaattaatgtCAAGCGTGTATtactaagtaaaaaaaaaagtagggtttcaaatttattttaatattttataattgaaattcatttttttctcatttttactaTATTATCAAGTAACTGATTggctttattttcttcttacaatcactttaataaaaaagattttttttttcaatatcaaaattaatgaaaattatttttacaatcaattaagattagatGAATTGACCATTAGTTCTGTTG is a window of Dioscorea cayenensis subsp. rotundata cultivar TDr96_F1 chromosome 5, TDr96_F1_v2_PseudoChromosome.rev07_lg8_w22 25.fasta, whole genome shotgun sequence DNA encoding:
- the LOC120260076 gene encoding secreted RxLR effector protein 161-like — protein: MQNCKKIDTPLNPNEKLHLYDNSGEIDPVRNRRIVGALLYLTHTHPDITHAVSMVSRFMQSPSVFHFGSVKRILRYISGTINYGIHYKKCEEFKLIGYSDSDWSGSQDDQRSTTGWVFSLGSGAIAWFSKKQAITALSSTEVEYISLTAAICEALWLRRLLDDLGEKQVVSSVIHCDNRSALSIAKNPILHGQTKHIDTRFHFIRDLVKDEVILVKHCKTDD